Genomic segment of Gemmatimonadales bacterium:
AAAGGGCTCGCCCAGGGCGAGCCCCTCAAGTCGATCGCCTCCCGCCTCACCGTCAGCCCCAAGACGGTCACGACCTACCGCGCCCGCATTCTCCAGAAGCTGGGCCTGGGCAGCAACGCCGACCTGGTCCGTTATGCGCTGGAGCACGGCCTCCTCACCGTCCGCTAGCTCCTCTTCTCACATCCCCACGGCCCGTAGGCGAACACTGACACGCCACGCGGGTGTCGCCCGATTGGCCCCGCTCACCGCGGGGACTAACCTTGTCGCGCTGAAACCGATTACAACCGATAACACCGGACCCACGTGCGGAGCATAACGATGGAAGTGGCGGGGTATGCAGCGAAAGAGTCTGTGGTGAAAGTATTGGTGGTCGAAGAGTCGGCCGTGCTCACAGACCGTCTGGTTGAACGCCTGGTGGAGACCTCGGGCGTCAGGGTGATTGGCACGGCCAGGACCGTGTTGGATGCGATTCGCCGGATCGCCGTGCTCTTTCCGGATCTGGTCATTGCCGATCTCGACATGGAGGAGGGCGGCGGGTTCGCTCTGCTGAACGCGATCCGGATCCTTCGGCAGGTCGAGGGCTCCGGTCCGATCGTGGTCCTCTGGACCGGCTGCCTCGACCCGAGGCGCCTCGCGCATGCCCGGGAGCTCGGAGTCGAGGCGACCTTCGAGAAGGCCCGTGAGCTCGATCGGCTGGTCGAGTATTGCCGGAGTGTCGGGGTTGCACCATGACGGACCGGGATGCCCGGATCCTCGTGTGATCGGCTCGGGGCGCCGGCGCGCGTGCTACTGCCCGGTGCTATCCGCCAGACAGGGCACCGCGTACGGCCGCACGATGTTGGGCTTGCTCGGATCGTGCGCGGGGACCTGAAGCGACTGCTCCAGGATCGAGTCCATCGAGATCACCCGGATGGGCACCCGATTCTCGTGCGTTGGATCGTGAGGTGGGATGACAAAGCCACGCCGGGGCTCCCCCGGGGCCGATGGAAGTCCGACGATCGTCCGATGCCGGGGGTTGTGGGGCGGGAGCACGAAGCTTCCGTCGGGCCGCGGATTGGCCGTCGAGCAGGGCAGCAGGACCACGTCCGTGATCGTCCGCCGCCGGTGCGGTGGCGGATTGGTATCTTGATCGGCGGTGCTGCTGTCGGTGGCGGACCGGTGAGTGGTGTCCTGCACCTGCTGCTGCGCGATGAGGCTCGGAGCTCTCGAGGTGTCCGCCTGGACGGCCGCCGAAGGCCCGGTACTCTCCACCCGTGCCGGCAGGCCGGCGCTCTCGAGCGGCTGAGTCCCTGACAACTGTGGTGGCAGCCACTCCGGGACGAAGCGGACGATGGCGGCTAGGGCCAGCACCGAGACGCCCAATGCTACCGCCGCGAGGCGAACCCCCCGGATCCGACGGCTCTCCCGTTGATATCCACCGAAAAAGGGCATCTCTGGCTCGCTCCAGCTCCGTCGAATAGAGAGCTATCGCACCCCTGGAGAATCCGCAAGGTGACTCCTCACTCGTCGCACCAGCTCATCCTGGGCCTCCAAATCGTCCCCGGCGGATCCGTCCGGGACGAAGATCACGGGCAGCGCCGGGAACCGCTCCCGAACGCGATCGACCAGCTCCTCACCGCTGAGATCCGGAAGCTGGACGTCGGTCACCAGCAGATCGATGGGGATGGCGTAGCGTTCCAGCAGCACCAGGGCCTCGCCACCATCGGCCGCCGTGATCCAGCGGTGGCCCTCACGTTCGAGTGCCTGGCTGGCGAGTAGCCTGGCCCTGGCCTCGCTTTGAACTACGAGCACCATCCGCGCATCGGCCATGGGCTCGGGCTCGCCTCCGCCGGGCTGGAACAGCTGATCGACGTCGGGCAGCGCCATCGCCAGGCCGATCATCCTGAGGGACCCGCCGCCGGGATCGCCGACCGGGCGTCCACGAGCGACAACCAGCCGGCTGAGCTGCGACCTTCGCAGCACCCGGTACTCGAGCGCGCATTCCGAGCCCTCGGACGCCGAGCGAGTCAGGGTCGACCGCACGCGCTCGCGATCCGCTGGATGAATTCGGTCGAGCAGCTCGGATAGATCGATGGGCCGATCCGCAGGGGTGCCGTGCAGCTCGCTCATGGCGCGCGAAAGAGCGACGGTCCCTGTCTCCACGTCCCACTCCCAGGAGCCGGCTCCCGAGGCATCCAGCGCCCGGAGGTGCCTGCCGGCCCTGCTCCAGACGAGCACCAGGCCTCGCCGATTGGGAAACAGGCGGCTGTCGAGCCGGCCGACCCCCGGCACGAAGAGGTCCGCCTCACCAGGGACCTGTCGTTCCAGGGCAGCGCGAACCTCGTGCTCGTACCGAGTGCCGGCGAGCGTAGGCATTACCTCCCAGATGGTCTGCCCGATCAGCTCGTGAGGCTGTCGCCCCACGAGCTCTTCCGCCGTCCGATTGGCGAAGGTGAATCTCCACTCCCGATCGAGGGTCACCACGCCGTCAGTCGTGCCCTCCCCGAGCACCTCCTCGAGACTCGCGAGCGCCTCCTGCCGAGCCACCTCGGCCGGGAGTCGTGCCTCTGCCTCCCGGCTCAGGCGAACGGCCTCGCCGACCCGAGCTTCGGCGGCCAGACGGGCGACCCGCGCCTGGGCCACGGTGGCCGCGATCAGCATCGCCGAGACGAGAAAGACCAGCTGCTGAATGACGTGGGCTGGGGTGTCGAACCCGAACGCCTCGATCGGGGGGAAGAACCAGAAGTTGAGCGCGAGCGCGGAGAGCAGGACCGCCAGCAGTGCCGGCCGGAGACCACCATAGAGCGCGGTCATGGCCACCGCGAGCAGGAACATCGGCGCCACGACCGGAGCGAGGATCGGCCGGAGCCCGAGTGCCAGCCCAAGCGCCGCGCCCGTGCTGGCGATCGCGAGGGCAATCGCGAGGGCAATCGCCAGGCCTGGCCGCTGGATGGGCGGGACGCCCGAATCCGTGGGGCTTTCGGCATCTGACGTTCGGAACACGTCTTGCCTCCAGTCGCGCTGTCTCGTCCTAAGCTAATCCGCAATCACGACCGGGAGGTGTCGCGCCTGCCGAGGCCCCTCCGGTGAACCGCCGCGGCGACGCTCCGACCCAGCGAGTCCAGCGCCTCTTCGGCCCGGCTGGCCGGGGCGCTCACCGGGCCGACCGCGGCGAGCAGGGTGCCGTGATTGGCGTCGGTGATCTCCGCCTGGAACGAGATTCGATCGCCATTTCGGAAGTAGGACCCGGAGATGAGGGTCCCCGCCGAGGTTTCCTGTGCCAGCGTGCGGAGCCGCTCGGGCGCGTCGAACGAATCCACCTGGAGGCCGGTCGTGAGTCGCGAGGGAATGATAGTGGCCGCGGTGACCACCTTGATCCCCGGGGTCCCGGCGAGCGAGGCGGTGAGCCGGTCGGTGGCCAGGCCGCCGAGGTAGCTGAACGTGCTCTCACCGGTCTCGTTGCTCATCCGGGCCACGACGATGCGTCGCGGATCGAGGTCGGCGCCCCCGGCCCGATGGCGCCCGAGCCCGCCGATCGCGAGCGCCGCCGCCGCCAGCCCGCCGGTCAGCGCGGCGGCCCAGCGGAGCCGGGCTCTGGGTGATCCGCCGCTCACGGCCTGGAGCCCCGCTGGTGAGCGGAGCGCCGAGAGGAACTCCGTGGCGTCGGCGTACCGGAGCGCCGGATCGGAGGCGAGCGCCTTGTCCACCACCGCCTCCAGCTCGGGGGAGACATCCGGCCGGAGCTCACGCACTGGCCGGGGGGACTCCCGGAAACGGCGCGCCAGCACCTCCCTCGGACTCCCGCCCGTGAGGGGCGGAACTCCGGTCAGCATCTCGTACAGCACGCAGCCCAGGCTGAAGATGTCGCTCCGGCCGTCGAGCGATCCATCGCCGCTGGCCTGTTCCGGGCTCATGTACTCGGAGGTGCCGATCACCAGCCCCTGCCCCGTGAGGCGCTCACCGGGCTCCTGGGTGACCGCCTCATTCAAGGCCCGCGCGACCCCGAAGTCGGCTACCAGGGCGTGGACCACCTCCGCCGCTCCTCCCTCAGGGGATGCATCGGCGAGCAGGATATTCTCCGGCTTGATATCCCGATGGAGTATCCCTCTCCCGTGGGCGAACGCCAGGGCTTCGGCGACCTCGCCGGCGATCTGGACCGCTTCCCCGATGCCGAGTCGTCCCTCCCGGCGCAACCGCTGCCGCAACGATTCGCCTTCGATATATGGCATCACGAAGTAGGGGCGGCCGTCGATGGCGCCGGAGTCGAAGAGCGGCACGATGTGGGGATGGACCAGCGGTGAGATCAGCTTGATCTCGCGGAGAAAGCGCTCCGTGCCCGCGGGGACGTCCGGCAGGAGCACCTTGACCGCGACGTGCCGGTCGTGCCGGAGGTCCCGGGCCAGGTAGACCACCGCCATGCCCCCGCGCCCGAGCTCGCGGTCCAGGGCGATCGAGCGCTCGGCGAGCGCCCGCCTAAGACGCTCAGGGTCCATGGTCATCCGTTCGTGTGCATGGCTCGGCGGCGGCGCGGTGCGAGACCGGATCATCAGGTCAATACAGCCAGCTAATGGTATTTGCGGGTCGGCGGGAGCGCCAATCCTCAGAGCCGCATACTCTCCCAATTTGCCAGAAATGCCGCAGCGCCTGGCTTCGCGGTGGGGAAGAATTGGCCAGAACTGCCAACAACTGCACCGCCAATCTCGTTGAAGCCGCCTGATTTGCCGTGTGGAGGGGCGCCAAACTGGCTCCGTTCTGCGATTGGTCGCCCAATGGCGGTCGCTCACCTGGCGGGCCCGCCTATTGCATACAAGTGCGCCTGGCCGGGCCCGTCTGAGCCTGACTCCCCCCAAAAACTCGCTCGCAGTTCACAGCTCACACCTCGCTTCGAGAGCGTCCGCCATGACGTACACCTTCAAGCTGTCCCGCAGGATCGCTCGGCTTCGAGCGCCGCTTTTCGCCAGCCTCGTTCTCGGCCTCGCGGGGTGCAATACCACCGACTCGTTGAGCCCCGACGGCAGCGCGCCGCCCGAGGCCGCGGCCCCGGATCCCACGTTCTCGACCTCCTTCGCCGGGGGGATTCCCTTCGGCACCTTCGCCCAGCCCAACACCGAGTTCGGCGCCCGCTACAACGGCGCCATGGAGAACATCTGGCCGGATGTCCTCCTGAGCGAGTTGGCAGACATCAAGAGCCGCGGCGGCAGGGTCGTGCTCATGTTCGCCGGCAGCGAGCAGTTCTACAAGGACGCCGACGGCCACTTCAGCATGTCGATGTGGAAGGCCCGCGTGGATCGGTTCAAGGGCGTCAACTTCTCCGCGTATGTAAACGACGGCACCATCGTCGCGCATTACTTGATCGATGAGCCGCACGATCCCTACAACTGGAACGGCCAGCCGATCCCGCCGTCGACTCTGGAGGAGATGGCCAAGTACAGCAAGTCGATCTGGCCCAGCATGGCCACCGTGGTCCGGGAAGCGCCGCATTATCTCAACACGTGGAGCGGCACGTACCAGTACCTCGATGCGGCCTGGGCCCAGTACCTGTCCCGGATGGGTGATGCCAACGAGTACATCCGCTACAACGTGTCCGAAGCTCAGAAGAAGGGCCTGGCGCTCATCGTCGGCCTCAACTTCATGAAGGGTGGAGATCCCAACGGCACGACCATGACCGCGACCGAGCTCCAGAATTTCGGCTCGGCCCTGCTCAGCAGCTCGTATCCGTGCGCCTTCATCAGCTATCAGTGGAACTCCAGCTATCTGTCCAACACGGCCATCAAGAGCGCCATGGACGTGCTGCGCGGCAAGGCGCAGAATCGGAGCACCAAGAGCTGTCATGCCGGCGCCGCGAGCACCACGCCCGATCCGACTCCGTCGCCGACCCCCTCGCCGACGCCGACCGTCACCGCTCACCCCTTCGCCTACGGCCTGAACCAGACGCCGCTCGAGGCGTACTCCGCCCGATGGACCGGATCGGTCTACAAGGCGGATCCGTCCTCGCTGGCCCGGTGGCTCGGGCGGGCGGACAGCGCCAAGATGAAGGTCATCGTGACGCTGGCTCCGGCCGGCAGGTCCATCAACGCCGACGGCACCTTCAGCCTGACCAAGTGGAAGGCGCAGGTCGACGCCTACCGGAGTCTGTCGCTCGACCGGTATATCACCAGCAAGGCCCTGTACCTGCACAACCTGGTCGACCAGCCGAGCTGCGCCGCGTGCTGGGGCGGCAAGGCGATTCCCTGGGAGACGGTCGAGCAGATGGCGCAGTACAGCAAGTCGATCTGGCCCGGGCTCGCGACCACGGCACGGGTGGCCCCATCGAAGCTCGCGGCGGCGACGTTCCACTGGAACTATCTCGACGCCGGCTGGGCCGAGTACAATACCAAGCTGGGAGACCTGCGGACCTATCTGTCGGCCGAAAGCGCGCAGGCGAAGAACGAGGGCCTGGGTCTGATTGCCGGCCTCAACCTCCTCGACGCGTCGGGTTACAACACTCCGGGGATGACGGCGAGTCAGATCAAAGAGTACGGCACCATCCTCGCCGGCAACGCGTCGGTGTGCGCCCTGGTCGGGCGGAGCTACGATGCGACCTACCTGAACCAGACCGGCATCAGTCAGGCGCTCGATTCGGTCGGAACGGTGGCCAAGCGCCGCACCTCGGCGTCCTGCGTCGTGAGCTGACGCTCCGCAGTCCGGTTAGCCACGAGCCCCGGGCATCCTGCCTGGGGCTCGTGTGCGTCAGGGCTTCTCATCCTCCAAATGGAAATACCACTCCCGGGGCACCGGTCCCTTGGTTGAGTCCGGGCTGGAGACCTCCAGGGTGAGTGCAGCGCCCCCGCTCGCCTGATAGAACCCCACCTCCATGGCGTGGCACCCCTCCCTGAGCGCGATCTCCCCCTGGGTTTCGCCCTCGCGCTGCTGCCCGTTGCGGTCCACGACCAGGTCGCTGTCGATTCGAAGCCTGGCCCTGTCGTCGGAGGAAAGGTAGAAGGTATAGAGCGCGTCGCGAGGCACGCAGAGGAATCCTGACAGGCGAAGGCCATATTCCTCTGGCCGCTCGTCGCCACGGAGCTCTACGAACGGAACGGAACCCACTCGGAGCGGGTCGCCCTGGTCGACGTCATCGACCGACTTGAACGTCCCTTCGAAGTACTCGTAAGCCAGGCCCGGCCTCAGGCTGTCCGGGCGCAGTGCGACTGCCTCATGCCACATCGCCCGGGTGATGTGTGCTCGTGCGACGGGGCTTCCGCGTCCGCTTGGCAGGAACTCCCGGGCACTCACGATTACCGGGCTCCGGGAGAGGCGTATGTCGAGCGGATCGGTGTACCGCGGCGAGAGTTCCGTCGGCTCGGAACCATCGGTCGTGTATCGCACGACCCCGCCGGGCACAGGCGACGTGATGGGCACCCGGATACGGTCCTCCAGCACACGGCGTTGCCACCCCAGGCCGCCCGGCTCGGGCACGCGGTACCCCACACCCAGGTCATCCATCCGCGTGAAGTGCGCGGGAAGGCGGGTGACGAACCGGCTCCAATTCCGCGCCTCCCTGGGCGACCAGAGGACCTCCGAAAGCGCGAGAAGCCGCGGCAGGATCATGTACTCCGCCTGGGACGGCGTGGGGATGTACTCTGTCCACAGGCTTCCCTGGCCACCGATGACGTGAGCCGACTGCTCCGGCGTCAGCTCGTTCGGGACCGGCTCGAACGCGTACACGCTGTCCAGCGGCAGGTAGCCACCGATGGCCAGCGGTTCGGTCGTGGGGTCTCCCTGATAGTAGTCGAAATAAGCGTGGTCGCTCGGGGTCATGATGACGTCATGTCCCTGCCGAGCCGCCTCGACTCCTCCGAGGACCCCTCGCCACGACATCACGGTCGCCTCGGGGGCGAGTCCGCCCTCCAGGATTTCGTCCCAGCCGATCAGTCGGCGGCCATGGGCCAGGAGGAAACCTTCGATGCGGCGGACGAAGTAACTCTGCAGCCCTTCCTCGCCGGCAAGTCCCTTACGGCGGATCACCTCCTGCGCCACCGGGCTCGCCTTCCACCGATCCTTCGGCGCTTCGTCGCCACCGATGTGGATGTACTTGCTGGGGAAGAGTTGCATCACTTCGGTGAGGACGTCCTGCAGAAAGGCAAACGTCCGCTCGCTGGGACAGAAGATGTCCTGGTGCACGCCCCATCTGGTCGACACCCCAAACGGCCCTCCGGTGCAGGACAACTCGGGGTAGGCGGCCAGCGCGGCGCGCGCGTGACCCGGCATTTCGATCTCGGGGATGATCGTGATGCGGCGGGCCGCGGCGTACGCCACGATCCCACGCATCTGCTGCTGGGTGTAAAAGCCGCCATGCGGCCTGCCATCCCCGATGTACGGGTCGAAGTGCTGTCCCAGGATGGTCTCCTTCCGCCAGCCGCCGACCTGGGTGAGGAGCGGGTACTTCTTGATCTCGAGGCGCCATC
This window contains:
- a CDS encoding response regulator gives rise to the protein MEVAGYAAKESVVKVLVVEESAVLTDRLVERLVETSGVRVIGTARTVLDAIRRIAVLFPDLVIADLDMEEGGGFALLNAIRILRQVEGSGPIVVLWTGCLDPRRLAHARELGVEATFEKARELDRLVEYCRSVGVAP
- a CDS encoding DUF4118 domain-containing protein; this encodes MFRTSDAESPTDSGVPPIQRPGLAIALAIALAIASTGAALGLALGLRPILAPVVAPMFLLAVAMTALYGGLRPALLAVLLSALALNFWFFPPIEAFGFDTPAHVIQQLVFLVSAMLIAATVAQARVARLAAEARVGEAVRLSREAEARLPAEVARQEALASLEEVLGEGTTDGVVTLDREWRFTFANRTAEELVGRQPHELIGQTIWEVMPTLAGTRYEHEVRAALERQVPGEADLFVPGVGRLDSRLFPNRRGLVLVWSRAGRHLRALDASGAGSWEWDVETGTVALSRAMSELHGTPADRPIDLSELLDRIHPADRERVRSTLTRSASEGSECALEYRVLRRSQLSRLVVARGRPVGDPGGGSLRMIGLAMALPDVDQLFQPGGGEPEPMADARMVLVVQSEARARLLASQALEREGHRWITAADGGEALVLLERYAIPIDLLVTDVQLPDLSGEELVDRVRERFPALPVIFVPDGSAGDDLEAQDELVRRVRSHLADSPGVR
- a CDS encoding serine/threonine-protein kinase yields the protein MDPERLRRALAERSIALDRELGRGGMAVVYLARDLRHDRHVAVKVLLPDVPAGTERFLREIKLISPLVHPHIVPLFDSGAIDGRPYFVMPYIEGESLRQRLRREGRLGIGEAVQIAGEVAEALAFAHGRGILHRDIKPENILLADASPEGGAAEVVHALVADFGVARALNEAVTQEPGERLTGQGLVIGTSEYMSPEQASGDGSLDGRSDIFSLGCVLYEMLTGVPPLTGGSPREVLARRFRESPRPVRELRPDVSPELEAVVDKALASDPALRYADATEFLSALRSPAGLQAVSGGSPRARLRWAAALTGGLAAAALAIGGLGRHRAGGADLDPRRIVVARMSNETGESTFSYLGGLATDRLTASLAGTPGIKVVTAATIIPSRLTTGLQVDSFDAPERLRTLAQETSAGTLISGSYFRNGDRISFQAEITDANHGTLLAAVGPVSAPASRAEEALDSLGRSVAAAVHRRGLGRRDTSRS
- a CDS encoding family 20 glycosylhydrolase produces the protein MAGRTWRTGWCGSCGCGRPTRLHPGTSVAPRSLCHAERSEGSWGRSQPAQLSLPMTSHRRARLAVPLLLLLTSAACAGGIAPTTLPAPAPERYPIIPAPRHLQALPGEFRLDRSTRIMLSDPASPELRALAELLAAPLRAASGLPVPVSHQAADGHAPQAIAIRLIQGAPSAVPESYRLVVTERGAMLSAPASAGLVRGLETLRQLLPPEIERAKPSLSTAPSRWAIPAVEIDDAPRFAYRGFLLDVARWYYPPEWIEKVIDLLALYKLNTLHLHLTDDQGWRLEIKKYPLLTQVGGWRKETILGQHFDPYIGDGRPHGGFYTQQQMRGIVAYAAARRITIIPEIEMPGHARAALAAYPELSCTGGPFGVSTRWGVHQDIFCPSERTFAFLQDVLTEVMQLFPSKYIHIGGDEAPKDRWKASPVAQEVIRRKGLAGEEGLQSYFVRRIEGFLLAHGRRLIGWDEILEGGLAPEATVMSWRGVLGGVEAARQGHDVIMTPSDHAYFDYYQGDPTTEPLAIGGYLPLDSVYAFEPVPNELTPEQSAHVIGGQGSLWTEYIPTPSQAEYMILPRLLALSEVLWSPREARNWSRFVTRLPAHFTRMDDLGVGYRVPEPGGLGWQRRVLEDRIRVPITSPVPGGVVRYTTDGSEPTELSPRYTDPLDIRLSRSPVIVSAREFLPSGRGSPVARAHITRAMWHEAVALRPDSLRPGLAYEYFEGTFKSVDDVDQGDPLRVGSVPFVELRGDERPEEYGLRLSGFLCVPRDALYTFYLSSDDRARLRIDSDLVVDRNGQQREGETQGEIALREGCHAMEVGFYQASGGAALTLEVSSPDSTKGPVPREWYFHLEDEKP